A single genomic interval of Primulina huaijiensis isolate GDHJ02 chromosome 7, ASM1229523v2, whole genome shotgun sequence harbors:
- the LOC140980422 gene encoding AT-hook motif nuclear-localized protein 18-like — MDNHSLPPPFNTRDFNLQHQFHHHSQNSEDEQSETSGGGLNMGQKRNRDEGKGDSAGQDGGSAGGEGEMSGSRRPRGRPAGSKNKPKPPIIITRDSANALRTHVMEISDGCDIMEGVSNFARRRQRGICIMSGSGNVTNVTLKQPASPGAIVTLHGRFEILSLSGSFLPPPAPPAATGLTIYLAGGQGQVVGGSVVGQLLASGPVIIMAASFSNAAYERLPLEEEENAIQVQGTSLGSPPGGIGGQPSQNQPQILADPSLFQGMPPNLLNSIQMPNEAFWATGRPSF; from the coding sequence ATGGATAACCATTCTCTTCCACCTCCATTCAACACCAGGGACTTCAATCTGCAACACCAGTTCCATCACCATAGCCAAAACTCCGAGGATGAGCAAAGCGAAACCAGTGGAGGAGGCCTAAACATGGGACAGAAGCGTAACCGGGACGAAGGCAAGGGTGATTCCGCAGGCCAGGATGGTGGCTCCGCCGGCGGAGAAGGAGAAATGTCTGGCTCAAGAAGGCCTAGAGGCCGTCCCGCCGGTTCGAAAAACAAGCCGAAGCCACCGATCATCATCACTCGAGACAGCGCCAACGCACTCCGAACCCATGTCATGGAGATCTCAGACGGCTGCGATATCATGGAGGGTGTCTCCAACTTCGCTCGCCGCCGCCAGAGGGGAATATGCATTATGAGTGGAAGTGGCAACGTGACGAACGTAACCCTAAAGCAACCGGCTTCCCCAGGAGCAATAGTAACATTACATGGCAGATTCGAGATCTTGTCATTGTCGGGGTCGTTCCTGCCGCCACCAGCTCCACCTGCAGCCACCGGACTGACCATATACCTGGCCGGAGGGCAGGGGCAGGTTGTGGGGGGCAGTGTGGTGGGGCAGCTTCTGGCATCAGGGCCAGTTATTATAATGGCAGCTTCATTTAGCAATGCTGCATACGAAAGATTGCCgcttgaagaagaagaaaatgcaaTTCAAGTTCAAGGAACTTCACTAGGATCGCCGCCTGGAGGAATCGGCGGCCAGCCATCGCAAAATCAGCCCCAAATATTGGCTGATCCGTCTTTGTTTCAAGGAATGCCACCGAATCTCCTCAACTCCATTCAGATGCCAAACGAGGCGTTCTGGGCTACCGGTCGGCCATCTTTCTAG